Proteins found in one Salvia splendens isolate huo1 chromosome 10, SspV2, whole genome shotgun sequence genomic segment:
- the LOC121752137 gene encoding peroxisome biogenesis protein 3-1-like produces the protein MWDFWRRHKRKVYVALGAFGGGYVLYKLYDARRRSLSALQRQLADERESEELIKAQIQAHFQSVQRIADTATMPHVMHYLDIHLAESLDLTPLTERLIQGKDQATALTKTEKLELWDRLKILSFTKMVSSIWALTMLCLYIRIQVNILGRHLYIDTARGLGSSHLLDEAEMIDKNDEQQFLACADYLSNRGLLSLISDTEAVTSEVLKGKHLKDIFSTMLVHDAIIHILETLMIRHSPSQWVGYLMPEDGDVYKFVAPSNSGGSDISHVTKFELLIGETRAVLSSAEFANVVEISLRAVVNAVLEDLNSHCGKNNLMSGMPLARLVPRIALMAQQLLTESNRGRYIQMIRNIPEVEQFFTLLYSSTPA, from the exons GGATTTTTGGAGGAGGCATAAGAGAAAAGTGTATGTTGCACTTGGAGCTTTTGGGGGCGGGTATGTACTGTACAAGCTCTACGATGCTCGGAGACGTAGTCTTAGTGCTCTGCAGAGGCAGCTTGCTGATGAGAGAGAAAGCGAGGAGCTCATCAAAGCCCA AATACAAGCGCATTTTCAGAGCGTCCAGAGAATAGCCGACACGGCAACGATGCCTCATGTGATGCATTACTTAGATATTCATTTGGCTGAGAGCTTGGACCTCACACCTTTGACAGAGAGATTAATTCAAGGAAAGGACCAAGCAACTGCTCTAACCAAAACAGAGAAGCTTGAACTATGGGACAGACTTAAAATATTGA GTTTTACAAAAATGGTATCATCTATTTGGGCGTTGACTATGCTGTGCCTCTATATCAGGATTCAAGTCAATATCTTAGGGAGACATCTATATATTGACACGGCACGAGGTCTTGGAAGTTCTCATCTGCTT GATGAAGCTGAAATGATTGACAAGAATGATGAACAACAGTTTTTGGCCTGTGCTGATTATCTTTCTAATCGTGGTCTGCTTTCTTTGATATCTGATACAGAGGCTGTGACATCAGAAGTACTCAAGGG AAAACACCTGAAAGATATCTTCAGCACTATGTTAGTTCACGATGCTATTATACACATATTGGAGACTTTAATGATTAGGCATAGCCCCAGTCAGTGGGTGGGTTATCTGATGCCTGAAGATGGCGATGTTTACAAATTTGTTGCGCCATCCAACAGCGGTGGATCAGATATCTCACATGTTACAAAATTTGAGTTGCTCATTGGGGAAACACGCGCAGTGTTGTCAAG TGCTGAGTTTGCCAATGTTGTCGAAATATCTCTAAGAGCAGTGGTGAATGCTGTCTTGGAGGATCTAAACAGCCATTGCGGCAAAAACAATTTGATGTCCGGGATGCCACTTGCCAGACTCGTGCCGAGGATAGCTCTTATGGCTCAACAGCTTCTTACGGAATCGAACAGAGGTAGGTACATCCAAATGATTCGGAACATACCTGAAGTCGAACAATTCTTCACCCTTTTATACTCGAGCACGCCCGCATAG